The genomic segment CTGGGCGCCCCCCACAAACATCTCTTCGGAGGGTTGAAACAGCAAACGAATGTTGGAGGTCAGCTGGTGTCGATGATCGACCATCATCCTGGCTGCGGTCAGCGCAACCGCCATATGCAGATCATGACCGCACAGATGCGCGACGCCCTGATTGACCGAACAAAACGACTCCTCGGAACACTCCTGGGCCGGTAGTGCATCCATGTCGGCCCGAAATGCAGTCAGCGGATAATCAGGATCGACTGCAAGGTCGGCATAAAATCCAGTGTGAAAGCAGGGCGTAATGCTATAGCCAAGCTCCCTGAGTACCTGCTGGCAATAAGAGGAGGTGTGGTGCTCCTCGCGTCCCAACTCCGGGTGCTGATGCAGATAACGCCGGTGGGTAATCCCATAGTCACGATACGAATTCATAATTAACTCTTCCTTAAATAATTCCCTGAGCCTTGAGGATTATCTGGGCGACAAAGCAGGCTCCGAAGTAGGCGGTGGTAAACACAACCATAGAAACAATTACGATTTTCCAGCTCAAAGATTTTAACTTATCCAGGCTATTTCCCACCGAGAGCCCGGCAAAGGCTAACAGTGGCGTGGTAGTTGCTAAAAAATCGATTTTATTGGTGTATTGCAGGAAAACATCACTGACCGGTGAGTAGGGCATACTCAACACAAGTGAGATCAGAGTTGCCCAGGCAAAAGCGGGCAGAGGCAATTTAGGAAACCAGGCTTTGATCTGTAAAGAGGCAATAATAATAGCAAACATCATTGCCGCGCCCGGCACCGCACCTAAAATCGGCATGCCTTTACCGACAAACTGAGCAATCAGCACCAGAAAAATACAAGGGATTATAATTTTTGAGTTATCAATATGCTGTTTCAGATACATTCAAACCACCAATAAATATTCAATTTAATGTTATTATCAAAAAATCTTTCTATTAATCTCTCACCAGGTGCTTGTAGATAAAATTACTCATGGGGAGTGCCAGAAAAATCAACGCATACATACCGGTAAACGCCGCCAGCATGTTTGATGTTGCAGCAAACGCAAGAATTTGCGAAGACATCTGCGGAACCGCTGCCGATAATGAGGCGGATGCCGCCGCCATCATACTCCCGGATCCGAGGCCACAGCCCACCGCAAGGGAGAGCGGGTTTAACCCAAGATGCAGACCAAGAGGGCTGATGATCCCAAAATAGACGGTTCCGATCACGCTTCCCACCAGGTAGGTTCCAAGAACTCCAGTGCCTTCAGGACTATCGATTCCATACTTTTCACCA from the Dongshaea marina genome contains:
- a CDS encoding M20/M25/M40 family metallo-hydrolase, with protein sequence MNSYRDYGITHRRYLHQHPELGREEHHTSSYCQQVLRELGYSITPCFHTGFYADLAVDPDYPLTAFRADMDALPAQECSEESFCSVNQGVAHLCGHDLHMAVALTAARMMVDHRHQLTSNIRLLFQPSEEMFVGGAQGMIAEGALKGLMQSTACIMIRR